In Chitinivibrionales bacterium, the sequence AATGAAATTCCTGAAAGTGGGATGATACGGCCACAAAGGGATGGGCGCGCCGCCGGTGTTGATGCTCGCGCTGTCGCTGATGGAATATTTAAACAGCAGATACAAAGGTCCGGCAATGAGCAGGAGCGCAAACGCGATGCTCGCGGCCCACAGGACCTTCTTAAAGGTTTCTTTTGCTGCAATACGGTTCTTCACGGATCACCCTAGCTTCTTACCAGGTTTCTTTTTATCAATTCCATGACCGACAGGAACAGCACCGTGGTGATGACGATGCAAAGCACCATGACAATCGCGACGGCCGCCGCGCCATAGGAGTTCCCCCAGTCATTATACAATGATTCGATGAGCGTGCCGAGCAAGTTGTATTTGCCGGCAAGGATAAAGGGAAAGATGAATTCCTTCCACATCTCGATCGAGCGGAGAAGCACGACCGCCGAGATTGACGGTATCATGAGCGGCAGCACCACGTGCCAGATTCTTCTCCGTAAACCGGCGCCCATGGCCCTTGCCGCGTCGAACAGCTCGGGATCGATGGCATTGAGGCCCGAGAGCAGGATGAGCATGGAAATCGGCATGTCCCGCCATACCTTTCCAAGCATCGATATGCCGAGCGCTAAAGCCTCGGAGCCGCGCCAGTTCACCGGAACGCTCAGCAGGGACGGAACGATGCCATAGTGGCCCAAAAGGAAATGGTTGACGTGTCCGCCCGGATAGTCGAAAAGGATGAACAGCAGCGTTGCGGTGACGAGCGCGGGAATCGCCAGGGGGATTAAAAACAGGCTCCTGATGAAATTCCTGAACCTGAAACTTTGGTACAGGATGAGCGCGAGGAAAAATCCGGCCGCAAGTTCGAGCGGCGTTCCCACGAGAACAAAAAGAGTTGTGTCAAGAAGGGCGCGGCTGAAATCGGGCCTGGTAAAAACCGACGCGAAGGTGCCTACCGACGGGAACACCAGCGCGCCGCTTTTTTCGAACGACAAACTCAACCCGATCAGGTATGTTCCAACAATGATGAGAAAACCCACAAGGTAGGCCGCTGCCGGAAGCAGCGGCCACAACTCGAGGATCCGTGCACTTTTTCCTTTTAGCCACGTTCCATTCATTCGCCGGCACGGTTATTTTGGAAAATCGGCTCCCAGAATATCCTTCTGCTTCTGCAGAAAATCCTTGTGGAGTTTCTGCTTCATGACATCAGCGTCCATTTTCCCGTCTTTTTTCTCGTTATACCCGGCGCACAGCGTGTACCAGGCATCGACC encodes:
- a CDS encoding sugar ABC transporter permease, with amino-acid sequence MNGTWLKGKSARILELWPLLPAAAYLVGFLIIVGTYLIGLSLSFEKSGALVFPSVGTFASVFTRPDFSRALLDTTLFVLVGTPLELAAGFFLALILYQSFRFRNFIRSLFLIPLAIPALVTATLLFILFDYPGGHVNHFLLGHYGIVPSLLSVPVNWRGSEALALGISMLGKVWRDMPISMLILLSGLNAIDPELFDAARAMGAGLRRRIWHVVLPLMIPSISAVVLLRSIEMWKEFIFPFILAGKYNLLGTLIESLYNDWGNSYGAAAVAIVMVLCIVITTVLFLSVMELIKRNLVRS